Genomic segment of Glutamicibacter sp. JL.03c:
GGATCAGGCAGACGATGCGCTGGCTTTCGCCGCGCGATGCGTGGTAGTCCGAGATGGCCAGCAGGCCCGCGTATTCGCCCTGGGATCCGGCGTTGGGCTGGATGGAAACGCCAGCATAGCCGGTGATCGCGGTGAGGCGGCCTTCCAGGTCGGTGATCAGCTCGCGCCATCCCTCGGTCTGCTCGGCTGGAGCGTATGGGTGGATGGAGGCGAATTCCGGCCAGGTGATGGATTCCATCTCGGCGGCCGAGTTCAGCTTCATGGTGCAAGAGCCCAGCGGGATCATGGTGCGATCCAGGGCCAGGTCGCGGTCCGAGAGGCGGCGCAGGTAGCGCATCATCTGGGTCTCGGAGGAGATGGTGTTGAAGATCGGGTGGGTCAGGTAGTCGCTGGTGCGCTGCTGCGACGCCGGGATCTCGAAGCCTTCCGGAGCGGAGAGCTCAACGCCGAAAACGGCCAGCAGGGACTTCACGATGTCCGAGGTAGTGGTCTCGTCGGTGGAGACACCCACCTGGGTGTCGCTGACCTTGCGCAGGTTGATGCCTGCCTCGATGGCCTTCGCGATGATCTCTTCGGCGTTCTTCACGTTCACCACGACGGTGTCGAAAAAGGTGTCCGAGGCCAGGGTGAAGCCGCCGGAGACCAGCGAGCTGGCGATCACGCGGGCGTGGTTGTTGGCTCGGGTGGCGATCTGCTTCAGGCCTGCCGGGCCGTGGTAGACCGCGTACATCGAGGCGCAGATGGCCAGCAGGGCCTGCGCGGTGCAGATGTTGGAGGTGGCCTTCTCGCGGCGGATGTGCTGCTCGCGGGTCTGCAGGGCCAGGCGGTAGGCTGGCACGCCGGCGTCATCCACCGAAACACCGACCAGGCGGCCCGGCATGGAGCGGGTCAGGCCATCGGCCACCGCCATGTAGGCTGCGTGCGGGCCGCCGAAGAACAGCGGAACGCCGAAGCGCTGGGTGTTGCCTACGGCGATGTCGGCACCCTGCTCGCCCGGAGGGGTGATCATGGTCAGTGCCAGCAGGTCGGCGATCACGGTGACCATGGCGCCGGCTTCCTTGGCGGCGGCGATGATGCCCTCGTGCTCGGCGATGGAGCCGTTGCTGCCTGGCTGCTGCAGCACGATGCCGGAAATGTCGCCCTCTGGCAGGCCGGCGGACAGGTCAGCGACCTCGACCTCGAAGCCCAGCGCGTCGGCGCGGCCCTGCACGACCTTGATGGTCTGCGGGAATATGTTGGAGTCCAGGACGGTCTTGCCCGCGGCCTTCTTCTTGTTGGCGCGACGCATCATCAGCACGGCTTCGGCCGCAGCGGAGGATTCGTCCAGCAGCGAGGCGTTGGCGATCGGCAGGCCGGTCAGGTCCATGACCATGGTCTGGAAGTTCAGCAGGGCTTCGAGGCGGCCCTGGGAGATTTCCGGCTGGTACGGGGTGTAGGCGGTGTACCAGGCCGGGTTTTCCACGATGTTGCGGCGGATCACCGCTGGGGTGATGGTGTCGTAGAAGCCCTGGCCGATCATCTGGGTCTTCATGACGTTCTTGGAGGCCAGTTCACGCAGGTGGGCCAGCGCTTGGGTTTCGCTCAGGGCCGCTGGGATATCCAGCATGGAGTCTTGGCGGATGTCTGCCGGAACGGCGGTGTCGATCAGGTCTTCAAGGCTGGTGTAGCCCAGAGTCTGAAGCATGGTGTCTACGTCGGAAGGACGCGGGCCGATATGGCGGGCCACGAATTCGCTATTCGTAGGAGCCGAAGTCTGCATGATGGTCATGGTGCTGGAGTCTCCACGGGGATCTGTCTTGGCGCATGCCAAAGGAAGGACGCTTTGCCTCCCCATCCCTGTTGCACAACCTGAGAGTTTTACACGTCCGGCCAACTAAGCCGGGCGCTTGCACCTTCGGTGAGCCGGGTCTGGCCGGCTACTTTCCAGAGTTGCCTCGTGATGGCGGTACGGGGGCCTGAGAGTTTCCTGGGGAGGAATTGCTCCTACGGCGCCCGTCCATGGTGTGAACGGGACTCTCCCGCCATCCGTCTATGGCGCGCACTGCCGGCCGGAGACCTGCAGCACACGACCATGTTACCTGCCACGCGCAGAACATCAAAGACGCCCCGGCAGAAAAGCCGTCACAAAACTTCTAGTGAGCGTCGGCCGAGAGCTGCACGTACTGGGGATACTTCGCTGACAAGGAATCTCCCGAGGAGGTTCCGGTCAATCGGCGCCTGATCCACGGCACCAAATGCTCGGTGGCCCAGCCCAGTTCCTCCTTGAGCTTTTCGCCCCGGGAGTTCACGGCCAGGTCAGGCAGAACCGGCGCCAGGATCCTCTCGGCCCAGTTGCCCTCGGTGACCCGGTGCTCGCCCAGCACATTGAGCACCTTGGCGGCCATCAGCGCATGGCCCAGCTCGTTCATGTGCAGGCGGTCCGCCGCCCAGTAGCGCGGGTCGGAGAATTCGCGCCAACGCCAGTAGTCGGCGACGATCGCCCCGTGCTGGTCGGCGATCTCGCGCACCTTCTCGTTGTAGATCGCGGTGCGCGGACGGGTCTTGGAGAACAGCGGGGACTCGACGGTATCAAAACCGGTGAACAGCATGACGGTGCTGCCGGCCTCGGCGAAGCGGCGGACCATGCCTTCATAGCCGTGCATCAGGGCATCGAGATCAGCGGTGGGGCGCAGGATGTCATTGCCGCCGGCGTAGATGCTCACCAGGTCCGGGGCCAGCGAAAGCCCCTGGTCCAGCTGCTGGTTGATGACCTGGCCGATTTTCTTGCCGCGCACCGCGAGGTTGGCGTACTCCCAGTCCCCTTCAGCGCTGAGCACCTCGGCGACGCGGTCGGCCCAGCCGCGCACCTGGTTGGGGCGGGCAGCGTCGACATCGCCGACGCCCTCGGTGAATGAATCACCCAATGCCAGAAATTTCTTCACTTCAATCCCACTTCGTATTTCTGCTGTTCGTGCGTTGCCCTGGTGGGGCTAGTTGGATTTCGCCCTGGCGTTCTTCGCCAGGATCAGCTGGCGCGCCAATTGGCTCAGCTGCACCCCGGTGGAGGTGTCCTTGGGTCCCTCATTGCGTGAAGGGATGAAGCCGAAGCCCAGCTGGTAGGCGGGGTCGGCAAAAGCCAGAGAGGAGTTCGCCCCGTCATGCCCGTAGGCGAAGATGGATCCGTAGTTGTTGCGGGCGGTCGCCTTCATGAAGCCCAGGGCGAAGGCCTGCAGCAACCCACTGGTGCGGTCGTGGCCGTAGACC
This window contains:
- the gcvP gene encoding aminomethyl-transferring glycine dehydrogenase, encoding MTIMQTSAPTNSEFVARHIGPRPSDVDTMLQTLGYTSLEDLIDTAVPADIRQDSMLDIPAALSETQALAHLRELASKNVMKTQMIGQGFYDTITPAVIRRNIVENPAWYTAYTPYQPEISQGRLEALLNFQTMVMDLTGLPIANASLLDESSAAAEAVLMMRRANKKKAAGKTVLDSNIFPQTIKVVQGRADALGFEVEVADLSAGLPEGDISGIVLQQPGSNGSIAEHEGIIAAAKEAGAMVTVIADLLALTMITPPGEQGADIAVGNTQRFGVPLFFGGPHAAYMAVADGLTRSMPGRLVGVSVDDAGVPAYRLALQTREQHIRREKATSNICTAQALLAICASMYAVYHGPAGLKQIATRANNHARVIASSLVSGGFTLASDTFFDTVVVNVKNAEEIIAKAIEAGINLRKVSDTQVGVSTDETTTSDIVKSLLAVFGVELSAPEGFEIPASQQRTSDYLTHPIFNTISSETQMMRYLRRLSDRDLALDRTMIPLGSCTMKLNSAAEMESITWPEFASIHPYAPAEQTEGWRELITDLEGRLTAITGYAGVSIQPNAGSQGEYAGLLAISDYHASRGESQRIVCLIPASAHGTNAASAVLAGMKVVVVKTAADGTIDANDLDAKIEANKDVLAAIMITYPSTHGVYDADVREVCDKIHAAGGQVYIDGANMNAMVGLAQPGKFGGDVSHLNLHKTFCIPHGGGGPGVGPIGVGEHLLPFLPGDASGTYTERDGVPVVATAFGSAGVLPISWAYIAMMGGEGLTEATKHAILNANYIAKRLNEHFPVLFTGNKGLVAHECILDLRELTAKTGVTAEDVAKRLIDFGFHAPTLSFPVAGTLMVEPTESEDLGEIERFIEAMITIRQEMEEVLSGIYSIEQSPLRNAPHTVSAVVNSSWDRKYSVEQAAFPVARLKTDKYFPAVGRIDGAGGDRNLICSCPAPEAFED
- a CDS encoding SGNH/GDSL hydrolase family protein, producing MKKFLALGDSFTEGVGDVDAARPNQVRGWADRVAEVLSAEGDWEYANLAVRGKKIGQVINQQLDQGLSLAPDLVSIYAGGNDILRPTADLDALMHGYEGMVRRFAEAGSTVMLFTGFDTVESPLFSKTRPRTAIYNEKVREIADQHGAIVADYWRWREFSDPRYWAADRLHMNELGHALMAAKVLNVLGEHRVTEGNWAERILAPVLPDLAVNSRGEKLKEELGWATEHLVPWIRRRLTGTSSGDSLSAKYPQYVQLSADAH